One Caldanaerobius fijiensis DSM 17918 genomic window carries:
- a CDS encoding TrmH family RNA methyltransferase, which produces MVITSLDNPVVKLTMSLKQKKYRQQLKKYTIEGIKLVEEALKSNAPVEYILTVDEKTYYSGIKTYVVSEKVLSKLSEVESPQGIMAVVNMEEHGLNDIIKGENNLIVVLDGLQDPGNIGTIIRTADAMGVSGIIAVKGTGDIYNSKAIRASMGSIFHIPVVYIDDLLSAYDFLKKRGIRVIATSLNGDMYPYDINFMNSAVVFGNEGNGISSISESQADHLVKIPMVGLAESLNVAASAAVILYEALRQRKKGGLCGERKA; this is translated from the coding sequence ATGGTGATTACAAGTCTTGACAACCCTGTGGTTAAATTGACTATGAGCCTGAAACAAAAGAAATATCGTCAACAACTGAAAAAATATACGATAGAGGGAATAAAATTGGTAGAGGAAGCGCTGAAAAGTAATGCTCCGGTTGAGTACATTCTTACCGTTGACGAGAAGACTTATTATAGCGGCATTAAAACATATGTCGTAAGCGAAAAGGTCTTGAGCAAGCTCAGTGAAGTAGAGTCACCTCAGGGTATAATGGCTGTGGTTAACATGGAAGAACATGGATTGAACGATATAATAAAAGGGGAAAATAATCTTATAGTAGTCTTAGACGGGCTTCAGGATCCAGGCAATATAGGCACTATTATAAGGACAGCCGATGCTATGGGCGTGAGCGGCATAATCGCTGTAAAGGGTACGGGTGACATATACAATTCAAAAGCTATAAGGGCATCTATGGGCAGTATTTTCCACATTCCCGTGGTTTATATAGACGATCTATTGTCAGCATATGATTTTCTTAAAAAAAGGGGTATAAGAGTTATAGCTACCAGCTTAAATGGCGATATGTATCCGTACGATATAAATTTTATGAATAGCGCCGTGGTATTTGGCAATGAGGGCAATGGGATCAGCAGTATCAGCGAATCACAGGCCGACCATCTGGTGAAGATACCCATGGTCGGATTGGCTGAATCGCTAAATGTGGCGGCATCTGCTGCTGTTATCTTATACGAAGCTTTAAGGCAGAGGAAAAAAGGAGGTTTGTGCGGTGAGAGAAAAGCTTGA
- a CDS encoding potassium channel family protein — protein MKQFVVIGLGSFGVSVARSLYEMGNDVLAIDKDEELVQSISDSVTHAVQADATDENVLKSLGVKNFDVAVVTIGSDMQSSTMVTMLVKDLGVKYVIAKAHNELHARVLYRVGADRVVMPEKEMGIRVARSIVSTNLLDFIELSKEYSIIEIIPLDEWVQKSLQEINMRKRYGLNVIAAKKMGEEIVVSPGADYIIEDGDILVVCGKNADIKKLEKRI, from the coding sequence ATGAAACAGTTTGTTGTTATTGGATTGGGGAGCTTTGGGGTAAGCGTAGCCAGATCCCTTTATGAGATGGGCAATGACGTGCTCGCTATAGATAAAGATGAGGAGCTGGTTCAGTCTATATCTGATTCAGTGACTCACGCTGTTCAGGCTGACGCTACCGATGAAAACGTGCTTAAATCATTGGGTGTCAAAAATTTTGATGTAGCCGTGGTGACCATAGGGAGCGATATGCAATCGAGCACTATGGTGACGATGCTGGTCAAAGATCTGGGGGTAAAATATGTCATAGCTAAGGCTCATAATGAATTGCACGCCAGGGTTCTTTACAGGGTTGGAGCTGACAGGGTGGTTATGCCCGAAAAAGAAATGGGCATAAGGGTTGCCCGCAGTATTGTCTCTACGAATTTATTGGATTTTATAGAGCTATCGAAGGAATACAGCATTATAGAGATTATTCCACTAGATGAATGGGTACAAAAGAGCTTACAGGAGATAAATATGAGAAAGAGATATGGTTTAAATGTCATAGCGGCAAAGAAAATGGGAGAAGAAATAGTGGTATCACCAGGTGCAGATTATATAATAGAGGACGGAGATATTCTGGTGGTATGTGGAAAGAATGCGGATATAAAGAAATTGGAGAAAAGGATTTGA